A genomic segment from Phalacrocorax aristotelis chromosome 16, bGulAri2.1, whole genome shotgun sequence encodes:
- the CYTH1 gene encoding cytohesin-1 isoform X5 yields the protein MTPRRPRSSLARRSPDSPREAPEAPGQAGSCRQHRHSQRSRWREPARMVLRAEGSVPSDLTPEECQELENIRRRKQELLADIQRLKDEIAEVTNEIENLGSTEERKNMQRNKQVAMGRKKFNMDPKKGIQFLIENDLLKNTCEDIAQFLYKGEGLNKTAIGDYLGERDEFNIQVLHAFVELHEFTDLNLVQALRQFLWSFRLPGEAQKIDRMMEAFAQRYCQCNPGVFQSTDTCYVLSFAIIMLNTSLHNPNVKDKPTAERFIAMNRGINDGGDLPEELLRNLYESIKNEPFKIPEDDGNDLTHTFFNPDREGWLLKLGGRVKTWKRRWFILTDNCLYYFEYTTDKEPRGIIPLENLSIREVDDSKKPNCFELYIPDNKDQVIKACKTEADGRVVEGNHTVYRISAPTPEEKEEWIKCIKAAISRDPFYEMLAARKKKVSSTKRH from the exons ATGACGCCCAGGCGGCCCCGGAGCTCATTGGCCCGGCGCAGCCCTGACTCACCCCGGGAAGCACCAGAAGCACCGGGGCAGGCAGGT AGCTGTaggcagcacaggcacagccaACGGAGCCGGTGGAGAGAGCCTGCCAGGATGGTGCTCAGGGCGGAGGGCAGCG TGCCCAGTGACCTGACCCCAGAGGAGTGCCAGGAGCTGGAGAACATCCGCCGCCgcaagcaggagctgctggctgaCATACAG CGGCTGAAAGATGAGATAGCAGAGGTGACGAATGAGATCGAGAACCTGGGGTCTACGGAGGAGAG GAAAAACATGCAGAGGAACAAGCAGGTGGCCATGGGCAGGAAGAAATTCAACATGGATCCCAAGAAG GGCATCCAGTTCCTGATTGAAAATGACCTGCTGAAGAACACATGTGAGGATATCGCTCAGTTCCTTTACAAGGGAGAGGGCCTCAACAAAACAGCCATCGGCGACTACCTGGGCGAGAG GGATGAGTTCAACATCCAAGTCCTGCATGCCTTCGTGGAACTTCATGAGTTCACTGACCTCAACCTCGTGCAGGCCCTGCG GCAGTTCCTGTGGAGCttcaggctgcctggggaggcacAGAAGATTGACCGGATGATGGAGGCCTTTGCCCAGCGGTACTGCCAGTGCAACCCTGGTGTCTTCCAGTCCACAG ACACCTGCTACGTGCTCTCTTTCGCTATCATCATGCTGAACACCAGCCTGCACAACCCCAACGTCAAGGACAAACCCACAGCAGAACGCTTCATTGCCATGAACCGTGGCATCAATGACGGGGGGGACCTACCTGAGGAGCTGCTCCGG AATCTTTATGAGAGCATCAAGAATGAACCTTTCAAAATCCCTGAGGACGATGGCAATGACCTCACCCACACGTTCTTCAACCCCGACCGGGAGGGCTGGCTTCTGAAGCTAG GAGGCAGGGTGAAGACGTGGAAGCGACGTTGGTTCATCCTGACTGACAACTGCCTTTACTACTTCGAGTACACGACG GATAAAGAGCCCCGTGGCATCATCCCCCTGGAGAACCTCAGCATCCGTGAGGTGGATGACTCGAAGAAACCT AACTGCTTTGAGCTCTACATCCCCGACAACAAGGACCAGGTGATCAAGGCCTGCAAGACGGAAGCGGATGGGCGGGTGGTGGAGGGGAACCACACAGTGTACCGCATCTCCGCCCCCACTCCCGAGGAGAAGGAGGAGTGGATCAAGTGCATCAA GGCAGCGATCAGCCGGGACCCTTTCTACGAGATGCTGGCCGCCAGGAAGAAGAAGGTGTCCTCCACCAAGAGACACTAG
- the CYTH1 gene encoding cytohesin-1 isoform X1, translating into MVLRAEGSVPSDLTPEECQELENIRRRKQELLADIQRLKDEIAEVTNEIENLGSTEERKNMQRNKQVAMGRKKFNMDPKKGIQFLIENDLLKNTCEDIAQFLYKGEGLNKTAIGDYLGERDEFNIQVLHAFVELHEFTDLNLVQALRQFLWSFRLPGEAQKIDRMMEAFAQRYCQCNPGVFQSTDTCYVLSFAIIMLNTSLHNPNVKDKPTAERFIAMNRGINDGGDLPEELLRNLYESIKNEPFKIPEDDGNDLTHTFFNPDREGWLLKLGGRVKTWKRRWFILTDNCLYYFEYTTDKEPRGIIPLENLSIREVDDSKKPNCFELYIPDNKDQVIKACKTEADGRVVEGNHTVYRISAPTPEEKEEWIKCIKAAISRDPFYEMLAARKKKVSSTKRH; encoded by the exons ATGGTGCTCAGGGCGGAGGGCAGCG TGCCCAGTGACCTGACCCCAGAGGAGTGCCAGGAGCTGGAGAACATCCGCCGCCgcaagcaggagctgctggctgaCATACAG CGGCTGAAAGATGAGATAGCAGAGGTGACGAATGAGATCGAGAACCTGGGGTCTACGGAGGAGAG GAAAAACATGCAGAGGAACAAGCAGGTGGCCATGGGCAGGAAGAAATTCAACATGGATCCCAAGAAG GGCATCCAGTTCCTGATTGAAAATGACCTGCTGAAGAACACATGTGAGGATATCGCTCAGTTCCTTTACAAGGGAGAGGGCCTCAACAAAACAGCCATCGGCGACTACCTGGGCGAGAG GGATGAGTTCAACATCCAAGTCCTGCATGCCTTCGTGGAACTTCATGAGTTCACTGACCTCAACCTCGTGCAGGCCCTGCG GCAGTTCCTGTGGAGCttcaggctgcctggggaggcacAGAAGATTGACCGGATGATGGAGGCCTTTGCCCAGCGGTACTGCCAGTGCAACCCTGGTGTCTTCCAGTCCACAG ACACCTGCTACGTGCTCTCTTTCGCTATCATCATGCTGAACACCAGCCTGCACAACCCCAACGTCAAGGACAAACCCACAGCAGAACGCTTCATTGCCATGAACCGTGGCATCAATGACGGGGGGGACCTACCTGAGGAGCTGCTCCGG AATCTTTATGAGAGCATCAAGAATGAACCTTTCAAAATCCCTGAGGACGATGGCAATGACCTCACCCACACGTTCTTCAACCCCGACCGGGAGGGCTGGCTTCTGAAGCTAG GAGGCAGGGTGAAGACGTGGAAGCGACGTTGGTTCATCCTGACTGACAACTGCCTTTACTACTTCGAGTACACGACG GATAAAGAGCCCCGTGGCATCATCCCCCTGGAGAACCTCAGCATCCGTGAGGTGGATGACTCGAAGAAACCT AACTGCTTTGAGCTCTACATCCCCGACAACAAGGACCAGGTGATCAAGGCCTGCAAGACGGAAGCGGATGGGCGGGTGGTGGAGGGGAACCACACAGTGTACCGCATCTCCGCCCCCACTCCCGAGGAGAAGGAGGAGTGGATCAAGTGCATCAA GGCAGCGATCAGCCGGGACCCTTTCTACGAGATGCTGGCCGCCAGGAAGAAGAAGGTGTCCTCCACCAAGAGACACTAG
- the CYTH1 gene encoding cytohesin-1 isoform X4 produces MQRNKQVAMGRKKFNMDPKKGIQFLIENDLLKNTCEDIAQFLYKGEGLNKTAIGDYLGERDEFNIQVLHAFVELHEFTDLNLVQALRQFLWSFRLPGEAQKIDRMMEAFAQRYCQCNPGVFQSTDTCYVLSFAIIMLNTSLHNPNVKDKPTAERFIAMNRGINDGGDLPEELLRNLYESIKNEPFKIPEDDGNDLTHTFFNPDREGWLLKLGGGRVKTWKRRWFILTDNCLYYFEYTTDKEPRGIIPLENLSIREVDDSKKPNCFELYIPDNKDQVIKACKTEADGRVVEGNHTVYRISAPTPEEKEEWIKCIKAAISRDPFYEMLAARKKKVSSTKRH; encoded by the exons ATGCAGAGGAACAAGCAGGTGGCCATGGGCAGGAAGAAATTCAACATGGATCCCAAGAAG GGCATCCAGTTCCTGATTGAAAATGACCTGCTGAAGAACACATGTGAGGATATCGCTCAGTTCCTTTACAAGGGAGAGGGCCTCAACAAAACAGCCATCGGCGACTACCTGGGCGAGAG GGATGAGTTCAACATCCAAGTCCTGCATGCCTTCGTGGAACTTCATGAGTTCACTGACCTCAACCTCGTGCAGGCCCTGCG GCAGTTCCTGTGGAGCttcaggctgcctggggaggcacAGAAGATTGACCGGATGATGGAGGCCTTTGCCCAGCGGTACTGCCAGTGCAACCCTGGTGTCTTCCAGTCCACAG ACACCTGCTACGTGCTCTCTTTCGCTATCATCATGCTGAACACCAGCCTGCACAACCCCAACGTCAAGGACAAACCCACAGCAGAACGCTTCATTGCCATGAACCGTGGCATCAATGACGGGGGGGACCTACCTGAGGAGCTGCTCCGG AATCTTTATGAGAGCATCAAGAATGAACCTTTCAAAATCCCTGAGGACGATGGCAATGACCTCACCCACACGTTCTTCAACCCCGACCGGGAGGGCTGGCTTCTGAAGCTAGG AGGAGGCAGGGTGAAGACGTGGAAGCGACGTTGGTTCATCCTGACTGACAACTGCCTTTACTACTTCGAGTACACGACG GATAAAGAGCCCCGTGGCATCATCCCCCTGGAGAACCTCAGCATCCGTGAGGTGGATGACTCGAAGAAACCT AACTGCTTTGAGCTCTACATCCCCGACAACAAGGACCAGGTGATCAAGGCCTGCAAGACGGAAGCGGATGGGCGGGTGGTGGAGGGGAACCACACAGTGTACCGCATCTCCGCCCCCACTCCCGAGGAGAAGGAGGAGTGGATCAAGTGCATCAA GGCAGCGATCAGCCGGGACCCTTTCTACGAGATGCTGGCCGCCAGGAAGAAGAAGGTGTCCTCCACCAAGAGACACTAG
- the CYTH1 gene encoding cytohesin-1 isoform X3, translating into MQRNKQVAMGRKKFNMDPKKGIQFLIENDLLKNTCEDIAQFLYKGEGLNKTAIGDYLGERDEFNIQVLHAFVELHEFTDLNLVQALRQFLWSFRLPGEAQKIDRMMEAFAQRYCQCNPGVFQSTDTCYVLSFAIIMLNTSLHNPNVKDKPTAERFIAMNRGINDGGDLPEELLRNLYESIKNEPFKIPEDDGNDLTHTFFNPDREGWLLKLGGRVKTWKRRWFILTDNCLYYFEYTTDKEPRGIIPLENLSIREVDDSKKPNCFELYIPDNKDQVIKACKTEADGRVVEGNHTVYRISAPTPEEKEEWIKCIK; encoded by the exons ATGCAGAGGAACAAGCAGGTGGCCATGGGCAGGAAGAAATTCAACATGGATCCCAAGAAG GGCATCCAGTTCCTGATTGAAAATGACCTGCTGAAGAACACATGTGAGGATATCGCTCAGTTCCTTTACAAGGGAGAGGGCCTCAACAAAACAGCCATCGGCGACTACCTGGGCGAGAG GGATGAGTTCAACATCCAAGTCCTGCATGCCTTCGTGGAACTTCATGAGTTCACTGACCTCAACCTCGTGCAGGCCCTGCG GCAGTTCCTGTGGAGCttcaggctgcctggggaggcacAGAAGATTGACCGGATGATGGAGGCCTTTGCCCAGCGGTACTGCCAGTGCAACCCTGGTGTCTTCCAGTCCACAG ACACCTGCTACGTGCTCTCTTTCGCTATCATCATGCTGAACACCAGCCTGCACAACCCCAACGTCAAGGACAAACCCACAGCAGAACGCTTCATTGCCATGAACCGTGGCATCAATGACGGGGGGGACCTACCTGAGGAGCTGCTCCGG AATCTTTATGAGAGCATCAAGAATGAACCTTTCAAAATCCCTGAGGACGATGGCAATGACCTCACCCACACGTTCTTCAACCCCGACCGGGAGGGCTGGCTTCTGAAGCTAG GAGGCAGGGTGAAGACGTGGAAGCGACGTTGGTTCATCCTGACTGACAACTGCCTTTACTACTTCGAGTACACGACG GATAAAGAGCCCCGTGGCATCATCCCCCTGGAGAACCTCAGCATCCGTGAGGTGGATGACTCGAAGAAACCT AACTGCTTTGAGCTCTACATCCCCGACAACAAGGACCAGGTGATCAAGGCCTGCAAGACGGAAGCGGATGGGCGGGTGGTGGAGGGGAACCACACAGTGTACCGCATCTCCGCCCCCACTCCCGAGGAGAAGGAGGAGTGGATCAAGTGCATCAAGTGA
- the CYTH1 gene encoding cytohesin-1 isoform X2 yields the protein MEEEGGYVPSDLTPEECQELENIRRRKQELLADIQRLKDEIAEVTNEIENLGSTEERKNMQRNKQVAMGRKKFNMDPKKGIQFLIENDLLKNTCEDIAQFLYKGEGLNKTAIGDYLGERDEFNIQVLHAFVELHEFTDLNLVQALRQFLWSFRLPGEAQKIDRMMEAFAQRYCQCNPGVFQSTDTCYVLSFAIIMLNTSLHNPNVKDKPTAERFIAMNRGINDGGDLPEELLRNLYESIKNEPFKIPEDDGNDLTHTFFNPDREGWLLKLGGRVKTWKRRWFILTDNCLYYFEYTTDKEPRGIIPLENLSIREVDDSKKPNCFELYIPDNKDQVIKACKTEADGRVVEGNHTVYRISAPTPEEKEEWIKCIKAAISRDPFYEMLAARKKKVSSTKRH from the exons TGCCCAGTGACCTGACCCCAGAGGAGTGCCAGGAGCTGGAGAACATCCGCCGCCgcaagcaggagctgctggctgaCATACAG CGGCTGAAAGATGAGATAGCAGAGGTGACGAATGAGATCGAGAACCTGGGGTCTACGGAGGAGAG GAAAAACATGCAGAGGAACAAGCAGGTGGCCATGGGCAGGAAGAAATTCAACATGGATCCCAAGAAG GGCATCCAGTTCCTGATTGAAAATGACCTGCTGAAGAACACATGTGAGGATATCGCTCAGTTCCTTTACAAGGGAGAGGGCCTCAACAAAACAGCCATCGGCGACTACCTGGGCGAGAG GGATGAGTTCAACATCCAAGTCCTGCATGCCTTCGTGGAACTTCATGAGTTCACTGACCTCAACCTCGTGCAGGCCCTGCG GCAGTTCCTGTGGAGCttcaggctgcctggggaggcacAGAAGATTGACCGGATGATGGAGGCCTTTGCCCAGCGGTACTGCCAGTGCAACCCTGGTGTCTTCCAGTCCACAG ACACCTGCTACGTGCTCTCTTTCGCTATCATCATGCTGAACACCAGCCTGCACAACCCCAACGTCAAGGACAAACCCACAGCAGAACGCTTCATTGCCATGAACCGTGGCATCAATGACGGGGGGGACCTACCTGAGGAGCTGCTCCGG AATCTTTATGAGAGCATCAAGAATGAACCTTTCAAAATCCCTGAGGACGATGGCAATGACCTCACCCACACGTTCTTCAACCCCGACCGGGAGGGCTGGCTTCTGAAGCTAG GAGGCAGGGTGAAGACGTGGAAGCGACGTTGGTTCATCCTGACTGACAACTGCCTTTACTACTTCGAGTACACGACG GATAAAGAGCCCCGTGGCATCATCCCCCTGGAGAACCTCAGCATCCGTGAGGTGGATGACTCGAAGAAACCT AACTGCTTTGAGCTCTACATCCCCGACAACAAGGACCAGGTGATCAAGGCCTGCAAGACGGAAGCGGATGGGCGGGTGGTGGAGGGGAACCACACAGTGTACCGCATCTCCGCCCCCACTCCCGAGGAGAAGGAGGAGTGGATCAAGTGCATCAA GGCAGCGATCAGCCGGGACCCTTTCTACGAGATGCTGGCCGCCAGGAAGAAGAAGGTGTCCTCCACCAAGAGACACTAG